Proteins encoded by one window of Acidipropionibacterium virtanenii:
- a CDS encoding phosphoglycerate kinase, with the protein MKSVEDLGDLSGKRVVIRCDFNVPLDGETITDDGRIKAALPTLEQLHRAGARTTILAHLGRPKGEVNPTYSLAPVAKRLGELMGLDVKLAADVVGPSAQETSASLGDGDIALVENVRFEKAETSKDEAERVELAKKYAAFGDYFVSNGFGVVHRKQASVYDLAKLLPNAAGSLVAKEVEVLEGLTADPKRPFAVVLGGAKVADKLAVIDNLLKIADTLVIGGGMAFTFIKAQGHEVGTSLVDDDSIDAVKGYLAQAEAAGKKILLPVDVRVSDDVDFGAHTVGQVDVVSADAMPAGKMGLDIGPDTEKLYADAVRSASSVFWNGPMGVFEIKGLEEGTRAVAQALTEVKGLSVVGGGDSASAVRSLGFADDQFGHISTGGGASLELMEGKELPGIAVLKENN; encoded by the coding sequence ATGAAGTCAGTTGAGGACCTCGGCGACCTGTCAGGCAAGCGGGTTGTCATCCGCTGCGATTTCAATGTCCCGCTGGACGGCGAGACCATCACCGACGACGGCCGCATCAAGGCCGCCCTGCCGACCCTGGAGCAGCTCCACCGGGCCGGCGCCCGGACCACCATCCTGGCCCACCTCGGCCGCCCGAAGGGCGAGGTGAATCCCACGTACTCGCTGGCCCCGGTGGCCAAGCGGCTCGGCGAGCTGATGGGGCTCGACGTCAAGCTGGCCGCCGACGTGGTGGGCCCCTCGGCCCAGGAGACCTCCGCCTCCCTGGGTGACGGGGACATCGCCCTGGTCGAGAACGTCCGATTCGAGAAGGCCGAGACCTCCAAGGACGAGGCCGAACGCGTCGAGCTGGCCAAGAAGTACGCCGCCTTCGGCGACTACTTCGTGTCCAATGGTTTCGGCGTGGTGCATCGCAAGCAGGCCTCGGTCTACGACCTGGCCAAGCTGCTGCCGAATGCCGCCGGATCCCTGGTGGCCAAGGAGGTCGAGGTCCTCGAAGGCCTCACCGCCGATCCGAAGCGCCCCTTCGCAGTGGTGCTGGGCGGCGCCAAGGTCGCCGACAAGCTGGCCGTCATCGACAACCTCCTGAAGATCGCCGACACCCTGGTGATCGGCGGTGGCATGGCCTTCACCTTCATCAAGGCCCAGGGCCACGAGGTCGGCACCTCGCTGGTCGACGACGACTCGATCGATGCCGTCAAGGGCTACCTGGCCCAGGCTGAGGCGGCCGGCAAGAAGATCCTGCTGCCGGTCGACGTGCGGGTCTCCGATGACGTCGATTTCGGCGCTCACACCGTCGGCCAGGTCGACGTCGTGTCTGCCGACGCGATGCCCGCCGGCAAGATGGGTCTGGATATCGGCCCCGACACCGAGAAGCTGTACGCCGACGCCGTCAGGAGCGCCTCCAGCGTCTTCTGGAACGGCCCGATGGGCGTCTTCGAGATCAAGGGCCTGGAGGAGGGCACCCGCGCGGTGGCGCAGGCCCTCACCGAGGTCAAGGGCCTGTCAGTGGTCGGCGGCGGCGACTCCGCCTCGGCCGTCCGCTCGCTGGGCTTCGCCGATGACCAGTTCGGTCACATCTCCACGGGCGGTGGCGCCTCGCTGGAGCTCATGGAGGGCAAGGAACTGCCCGGAATCGCTGTGCTGAAGGAGAACAACTGA
- the gap gene encoding type I glyceraldehyde-3-phosphate dehydrogenase, whose amino-acid sequence MTVKVGINGFGRIGRNFFRALLEQKADLDVVAVNDLTDNKTLAHLLKYDSLLGRFPGEVTYDDEGIVVDGKHIKVLAERNPGDLPWGDLGVEVVVESTGFFTDGTKAKAHIDGGAKKVVISAPGKNVDGTFVIGVNDGDYDNATHNIISNASCTTNCLAPLAKVLNDEFGIERGIMTTIHSYTGDQRLLDAPHSDLRRARAAALNMIPTKTGAAQAVALVIPELKGKFDGLAVRVPTPTGSLTDLTFEASKEVTVDAVKAAVKKAAEGELKGILAYTEDPIVSTDIQGDAHSSVFDATETKVIGNLVKVLSWYDNEWGYSNRLVDLTELVAEKLA is encoded by the coding sequence ATGACCGTCAAGGTTGGTATCAACGGGTTCGGCCGCATCGGCCGCAACTTCTTCCGTGCTCTGCTCGAGCAGAAGGCGGACCTGGATGTCGTGGCCGTCAACGACCTGACCGACAACAAGACCCTGGCCCACCTGCTCAAGTACGACTCGCTGCTGGGTCGTTTCCCCGGTGAGGTGACCTACGACGACGAGGGCATCGTCGTCGACGGCAAGCACATCAAGGTGCTCGCCGAGCGCAACCCGGGTGATCTGCCCTGGGGTGATCTCGGTGTCGAGGTCGTCGTGGAGTCCACCGGCTTCTTCACCGACGGGACCAAGGCCAAGGCCCACATCGACGGCGGCGCCAAGAAGGTCGTCATCTCGGCCCCCGGCAAGAATGTCGACGGCACCTTCGTGATCGGTGTCAACGACGGCGACTACGACAACGCCACGCACAACATCATCTCGAACGCGTCCTGCACCACCAACTGCCTGGCTCCGCTGGCGAAGGTGCTCAACGACGAGTTCGGCATCGAGCGCGGCATCATGACCACCATCCACTCCTACACCGGCGATCAGCGCCTGCTCGACGCCCCGCACAGCGATCTTCGTCGCGCCCGCGCCGCTGCTCTGAACATGATCCCCACCAAGACCGGCGCTGCACAGGCCGTCGCCCTGGTGATCCCGGAGCTCAAGGGCAAGTTCGACGGTCTGGCCGTGCGCGTCCCGACCCCGACCGGCTCCCTGACCGACCTCACCTTCGAGGCCTCCAAGGAGGTCACCGTCGACGCCGTCAAGGCCGCCGTCAAGAAGGCCGCCGAGGGCGAGCTCAAGGGCATCCTGGCGTACACCGAGGATCCGATCGTCTCGACCGACATCCAGGGCGATGCGCACTCCAGCGTCTTCGACGCCACCGAGACCAAGGTCATCGGAAACCTGGTCAAGGTGCTCTCCTGGTACGACAACGAGTGGGGCTACTCGAACCGTCTCGTCGACCTCACCGAGCTCGTCGCCGAGAAGCTGGCCTGA